One window of Candidatus Desulfatibia profunda genomic DNA carries:
- a CDS encoding inositol monophosphatase — translation MNLEPQKRVAIAAAFKGGSVLRSHYGKISSIGKKGAIELVTEADIESEKIIIETIKKSFPDHAVLAEESGLNQGKIDHMWIIDPLDGTTNFAHKLGLFSISIAYAVGREIVLGIVLSPLTAELFTAMKGKGADLNGRPMKVSNTKTVSESLLVTGFPYNFKDMINPVVTRFSSCLQASQGLRRLGSAAIDLCYVACGRFDGFWEQNLKPWDTAAGELIAREAGAIVTDFSNRTFTINKTEILATNGNIHQEMLGLLKLKDAV, via the coding sequence ATGAATCTGGAACCACAAAAACGAGTCGCCATTGCTGCTGCCTTCAAGGGCGGCAGTGTGCTGAGGTCTCATTACGGCAAAATATCCAGCATCGGCAAAAAAGGTGCCATTGAGCTTGTCACTGAAGCCGACATCGAATCAGAAAAGATCATCATTGAGACCATTAAAAAATCGTTTCCGGATCATGCCGTTCTGGCGGAGGAAAGCGGGCTGAATCAGGGCAAGATCGATCACATGTGGATTATCGACCCTCTTGACGGCACCACAAACTTTGCACACAAGCTCGGCCTGTTCTCGATTTCCATAGCCTATGCCGTTGGCCGCGAAATCGTTCTCGGGATTGTTCTGAGCCCTTTAACCGCAGAGCTTTTCACGGCGATGAAAGGCAAAGGTGCCGATCTTAACGGCCGGCCGATGAAAGTCTCTAATACGAAAACAGTTTCGGAAAGCTTACTGGTAACCGGTTTTCCATATAATTTTAAAGACATGATAAACCCCGTAGTCACCCGATTTTCAAGTTGCCTGCAAGCATCTCAGGGCTTGCGCAGACTCGGTTCGGCCGCCATTGACCTTTGTTACGTCGCTTGCGGAAGATTTGACGGATTCTGGGAACAGAACCTGAAACCGTGGGACACGGCCGCCGGCGAGCTGATTGCCAGAGAAGCCGGAGCGATCGTCACCGATTTTTCAAACCGTACGTTTACGATAAATAAAACTGAAATTCTGGCAACCAACGGCAATATTCACCAGGAAATGCTTGGATTATTAAAATTAAAGGACGCCGTATGA
- the hflX gene encoding GTPase HflX, with product MKKLFGNTTGLKPNQIRRLENLYRRRIPPHFLITFELARDISSLSHEIRRQIGLLIDRLGKIAYVIVGDQQKIIIPDTSEYRIAPGRLKGLRCVHTHLNDESLTRDDLTDLALLRLDLMAAITMTAEGHLHQVHTGHILPKSSAGKPFQILEPLKPHQLDIECLKLIQSLESELVHVKSLYEADKEKERALLVSVTSAPKRIAMDSLAELEELAVSSGIDVIGTLLQQRKSVDSRFLMGIGKLQDLTIIALEKGATLIIFDQELNPSQIRSITDKLDFKVIDRTQLILDIFAQRAQTKEGKLQVELAQLKYLLPRLITKNTAMSRLTGGIGGRGPGETKLEINRRRVHDRIVRLEKELVLVMKQRKQQKALRSKRDLTVISIIGYTNAGKSTLLNTLTKSAVRAESRLFATLDPSSRRLKFPKDIEVIITDTVGFIKNLPNDLLVAFRATLEELESADLLLHVIDISNPRFEQQIKSVETILEELGLDNIDTIRVLNKKDLVDDETVRRLCRTLNGTAISAKAVSTLMPLIERMETLISGRKRPPEGSSPIRG from the coding sequence ATGAAAAAGCTTTTCGGGAATACTACCGGACTCAAGCCCAATCAGATCCGCCGGCTTGAAAATCTTTACCGCCGCCGCATACCGCCGCATTTTTTGATCACATTCGAACTTGCACGTGATATCAGCAGTCTCTCCCATGAAATACGCCGTCAGATCGGTCTCCTTATCGACCGTCTGGGAAAAATCGCCTATGTCATCGTTGGAGATCAACAGAAAATCATCATCCCGGACACCAGTGAATATCGAATCGCTCCGGGTCGGCTAAAAGGACTTAGATGTGTCCATACTCACCTTAATGACGAATCTTTGACCAGAGACGACCTTACCGACCTTGCCCTTTTGAGGCTCGACCTGATGGCTGCGATTACCATGACTGCAGAGGGGCACCTGCATCAGGTTCATACCGGGCATATTCTCCCGAAAAGCTCCGCCGGAAAGCCGTTTCAGATCTTAGAGCCTCTGAAACCTCACCAGCTTGATATCGAGTGCCTGAAACTCATCCAATCCCTGGAATCGGAGTTGGTCCATGTCAAATCATTATATGAAGCCGACAAAGAAAAAGAAAGGGCCCTGCTTGTCAGCGTGACATCAGCGCCGAAGAGAATTGCCATGGACTCTCTGGCAGAGCTTGAAGAACTGGCCGTATCCAGTGGTATCGATGTCATCGGAACCCTGCTGCAACAGCGCAAAAGTGTGGACTCTAGATTCCTCATGGGCATCGGGAAACTTCAGGATCTGACCATCATTGCGCTTGAAAAAGGAGCAACCCTGATCATCTTCGATCAGGAACTAAACCCGTCACAAATCCGGTCCATTACGGACAAGCTGGATTTTAAGGTTATCGACCGAACACAATTGATCCTTGATATTTTTGCACAGCGCGCTCAAACAAAGGAAGGAAAACTGCAGGTTGAACTTGCGCAGCTGAAGTATTTGCTGCCACGTCTGATTACAAAAAACACCGCCATGTCACGTTTAACCGGTGGTATCGGCGGGCGCGGGCCGGGGGAAACCAAGCTGGAGATAAACCGCAGAAGAGTACACGACCGTATTGTGCGCCTGGAAAAAGAGCTGGTCCTTGTAATGAAACAGCGTAAACAACAAAAGGCACTGCGTAGCAAAAGAGATTTGACCGTTATTTCCATCATCGGATATACCAATGCCGGCAAATCGACACTTCTGAACACATTAACAAAAAGCGCTGTCAGAGCTGAAAGCCGTCTGTTTGCCACCCTAGATCCTTCGAGCAGGCGTCTTAAATTCCCAAAAGATATCGAGGTCATTATTACCGATACCGTCGGATTCATTAAAAACCTCCCCAACGACCTGTTGGTGGCCTTCCGGGCCACCCTGGAGGAGCTCGAAAGTGCCGACCTGCTTCTGCATGTGATCGATATCAGCAATCCCCGTTTTGAGCAGCAAATCAAATCTGTTGAAACAATACTTGAAGAGCTCGGTCTTGACAATATTGACACCATCCGGGTTCTGAACAAGAAAGATCTGGTTGACGATGAAACCGTCAGGAGGCTGTGCCGAACCCTTAACGGAACTGCCATTTCCGCCAAGGCTGTATCAACATTGATGCCTTTGATAGAAAGAATGGAAACGTTGATATCTGGCAGGAAGCGGCCGCCGGAGGGCAGTAGCCCAATACGGGGTTGA
- the der gene encoding ribosome biogenesis GTPase Der, translating into MKPIVAIVGRPNVGKSTLFNRITRSRDAIVDNMPGVTRDRHYGDATWNDVDFTLIDTGGFVGEDEDDFASEIRLQILQAIEEADVIILLLDGKGGITPFDEDIVKILREIKKPVFYGVNKIDGMAQEVKLYDFYSLGLEKLYPLSAEHRYGLNDFMDDLVRALPESIADESGDMIKVAVIGRPNVGKSSLINKILGQERLVVSDIPGTTRDAVDSVCKVNGKTYLLIDTAGIRRKKKVSKKIEKFSIIKALKSLERCDVAMIVVDAHDGITEQDVTIAGYAYERGCGCILLLNKWDIVAKDGKTEKKYFDKLRMEAKFLSFAPAMTISALTGQRVPKIFRIIDEVYHQYTLRVGTGELNRILERAVEQNGPSIYRGRRLKFYYFTQASTGPPTIVGFVNYPDGVHFSYKRYLANQIRKGTGLDKTPIRLIFRKRTGRMDKG; encoded by the coding sequence ATGAAACCGATTGTCGCTATTGTAGGCCGGCCCAATGTCGGCAAATCCACCCTTTTTAACCGCATCACCCGATCCCGGGACGCTATCGTGGATAATATGCCCGGTGTTACCAGGGATCGCCATTATGGCGATGCCACCTGGAACGATGTGGATTTTACCCTGATCGACACCGGGGGGTTTGTCGGTGAAGATGAGGATGATTTTGCGTCCGAGATTCGTCTCCAGATCCTGCAGGCCATCGAAGAGGCCGATGTTATTATTCTACTGCTGGACGGCAAGGGCGGCATCACGCCGTTTGATGAAGATATCGTTAAAATCCTGCGGGAAATCAAGAAGCCGGTGTTTTACGGCGTCAACAAGATCGACGGGATGGCACAGGAGGTAAAGCTTTATGATTTTTACAGCCTCGGTCTGGAGAAACTCTATCCGCTGTCAGCCGAACACCGCTACGGTCTGAACGATTTTATGGATGATCTGGTACGTGCTCTGCCCGAGTCGATTGCGGATGAATCCGGTGATATGATAAAAGTGGCCGTTATCGGCCGGCCCAATGTCGGCAAATCTTCTCTGATCAATAAAATCCTGGGCCAAGAACGCCTGGTCGTCAGCGATATCCCGGGCACAACCCGCGATGCCGTCGATTCTGTCTGCAAAGTGAACGGAAAGACTTATCTTTTAATCGACACCGCCGGCATCCGGCGTAAGAAAAAGGTGTCAAAAAAGATTGAGAAGTTTTCCATCATTAAAGCGTTGAAAAGCTTGGAGCGCTGTGATGTAGCGATGATTGTCGTCGATGCTCACGATGGTATTACCGAACAGGACGTAACCATCGCCGGGTACGCCTATGAGCGTGGCTGCGGATGTATTCTGCTGCTGAACAAATGGGATATCGTCGCAAAAGACGGCAAAACCGAAAAAAAGTATTTTGACAAGTTAAGAATGGAAGCAAAATTCTTAAGCTTTGCACCGGCCATGACGATTTCGGCCCTGACCGGACAGAGGGTCCCTAAGATATTCAGGATCATAGACGAGGTTTACCACCAGTACACCCTGCGGGTCGGGACGGGAGAGTTAAACCGGATTCTGGAACGGGCTGTCGAGCAAAACGGGCCGTCGATATACAGGGGCAGACGTTTAAAATTTTATTATTTCACCCAGGCGTCTACCGGACCTCCCACCATTGTGGGCTTTGTCAACTATCCGGACGGCGTCCATTTTTCCTATAAGCGCTATCTTGCCAATCAGATCCGGAAAGGAACCGGGCTTGACAAGACGCCGATACGGCTCATTTTTCGCAAGCGGACCGGCCGGATGGATAAGGGTTGA
- a CDS encoding replication-associated recombination protein A, which yields MRPRSLDEFIGQEQAVGRGTLIRHAIEQDRIFSMILWGPPGCGKTTLARIFAAETSSHFVQFSAVLSGIKEIRSVIEAARDQQRLYRKRTVLFVDEIHRFNKAQQDAFLHHVESGLLTLIGATTENPSFEVIPALMSRCRVITLSALTPKDLETIIASALKDKERGLGNFKLDIDRQALDHLTRIADGDARSALNGLEITASLAVSDNVPEPTGKTLGITLEILEKALEKKALVYDKAGEEHYNLISAFHKSLRGSDPDAALYWLGRMLSGGEDPFYIARRMVRFASEDVGNADPYALGIALNAMEAFRFLGHPEGELALAQAAVYLAVAPKSNSVYTAYGEVNACIKRTGTLPVPFHIRNAPTELMQALGYGKDYKYAHDYKEAYVFQEYLPETLKGRRFFLPADRGYEKIIRQRLEKWRSLKDRQKKGKNS from the coding sequence ATGCGGCCCAGAAGCTTGGACGAATTTATCGGGCAAGAGCAGGCGGTGGGCCGGGGGACCCTGATTCGTCATGCCATCGAGCAGGACCGGATATTTTCCATGATCCTCTGGGGCCCTCCGGGATGCGGCAAAACCACCCTGGCCAGAATATTTGCCGCCGAGACCAGCAGCCATTTTGTTCAATTTTCAGCGGTGCTGTCCGGTATCAAGGAGATCCGGTCCGTGATCGAGGCGGCCAGAGATCAGCAACGCCTATACCGCAAACGGACGGTCCTGTTTGTGGATGAGATCCACAGATTCAACAAAGCCCAGCAGGACGCCTTTCTCCACCATGTGGAAAGCGGCCTGCTCACCTTGATCGGTGCGACCACTGAAAACCCTTCCTTCGAGGTGATACCGGCCCTCATGTCCCGGTGCCGCGTGATCACGTTGAGCGCCCTGACGCCCAAGGACCTTGAAACGATCATTGCAAGCGCCCTCAAAGACAAGGAAAGGGGTTTGGGAAATTTTAAGCTGGATATCGACCGGCAGGCGCTGGACCACCTGACACGCATTGCCGACGGCGATGCCCGCTCGGCTTTAAACGGTCTCGAAATAACGGCTTCCCTGGCGGTTTCAGATAATGTTCCGGAGCCAACAGGTAAAACCCTCGGCATCACGCTTGAAATTTTAGAGAAAGCTTTAGAGAAAAAGGCCCTGGTATATGACAAGGCCGGTGAAGAGCATTACAATCTGATATCCGCCTTTCACAAGAGCCTGCGGGGCAGCGATCCGGACGCAGCCTTATACTGGCTCGGGCGCATGCTATCCGGCGGTGAAGACCCTTTTTATATTGCCCGCAGGATGGTCAGATTTGCATCCGAGGATGTGGGCAATGCAGACCCGTATGCCCTGGGGATTGCGTTGAACGCCATGGAGGCCTTCAGGTTTCTCGGGCACCCCGAGGGTGAACTGGCCCTGGCCCAGGCCGCTGTTTATCTGGCCGTGGCTCCCAAGAGCAACAGCGTTTATACAGCCTATGGTGAGGTTAACGCGTGTATCAAACGCACAGGGACGCTCCCTGTTCCGTTTCATATCCGCAATGCGCCGACCGAACTGATGCAAGCGCTGGGTTACGGCAAGGATTACAAGTATGCCCATGATTATAAAGAGGCATATGTCTTCCAGGAATACCTGCCCGAGACCCTCAAGGGCCGGCGTTTCTTCTTGCCGGCCGACAGGGGTTACGAAAAAATCATCAGGCAGCGGCTCGAGAAATGGCGCAGTTTGAAAGATCGGCAAAAAAAGGGCAAAAACAGCTGA
- a CDS encoding recombinase family protein — MSDFLHSLRSGKFKRNDRNNRHQNDSHHKSSQWRGDAEARKGPQHPAYAPGQLSTIISDGVSEIKTILEDIAASQRRLAEAYASIAVADERRADAMEHIVEFLRQRFGGGFEPGRDDRAGSGSELEPDPLAMQDEFSITTGDPDRERLPNDILDMRNAGMSYDKIAQQLESDGVPTFSGKGQWRGHTISKLCKEFSESGV, encoded by the coding sequence ATGAGTGATTTTCTTCATAGTCTGCGTAGCGGCAAATTTAAGCGCAACGACAGAAACAACAGGCATCAAAATGATTCCCATCACAAAAGCTCTCAATGGCGAGGCGATGCCGAAGCTAGAAAAGGCCCCCAGCATCCCGCATATGCGCCTGGACAGCTCTCGACAATTATTAGTGACGGTGTTTCAGAGATTAAAACCATCCTGGAAGACATTGCCGCGAGCCAAAGGCGCCTTGCCGAGGCCTATGCATCGATAGCCGTTGCAGATGAGCGCAGGGCCGATGCCATGGAACATATTGTCGAGTTTCTAAGACAGCGATTTGGAGGTGGTTTTGAACCCGGGAGGGATGATCGAGCCGGTTCAGGATCAGAACTGGAACCCGATCCCCTGGCAATGCAAGACGAGTTTTCCATTACAACCGGTGACCCTGATCGCGAGCGGCTGCCTAACGACATACTTGATATGAGAAATGCGGGGATGAGTTACGACAAGATTGCGCAACAACTGGAATCGGACGGCGTGCCGACATTTTCAGGCAAAGGCCAATGGCGAGGGCATACCATCAGCAAATTATGCAAGGAATTCAGCGAATCCGGTGTGTGA
- the gmd gene encoding GDP-mannose 4,6-dehydratase, which yields MSQKALITGITGQDGSYLAEFLLDRGYEVHGLMRRSSTFNTHRIDHIYVDPHDPAGRFYLHYGDLNDGGQLSNLVYNIHPDEIYHLGAQSHVRVSFDMPEFTGDITGLGTTRILEAIRRSGIKTRFYQASSSEMFGDAPPPQNEDTLFRPRSPYAAAKVYAYWMARNYREGYNMFVCNGILFNHESPRRGETFVTRKITRAVARIKYGLQDRLFLGNLDAKRDWGYAPDYIKAMWLMLQQDKPQDFVIATGESHSVREFLDEAFSYADLDWKAYVEIDSRYFRPTEVEFLQGDAGRAKKILGWEPTIGFKELVRLMVDADITALEEMKQCRDVIQKIAGNHQK from the coding sequence ATGTCTCAAAAAGCGCTCATCACCGGCATCACCGGCCAGGACGGCAGTTATCTGGCCGAATTTCTACTCGACAGGGGCTATGAAGTCCATGGACTCATGCGGCGATCCAGCACGTTTAATACCCATCGAATCGATCATATTTATGTCGACCCTCACGATCCTGCCGGCAGGTTTTATCTCCACTATGGGGACTTAAACGACGGCGGTCAGCTCAGCAATCTGGTTTACAATATTCATCCTGATGAAATTTATCACTTAGGTGCCCAGAGCCATGTCCGAGTCAGTTTTGATATGCCTGAATTTACGGGAGATATCACAGGATTAGGAACAACCAGGATTTTGGAAGCCATACGCAGAAGCGGCATAAAAACCCGCTTTTACCAGGCCAGCAGCAGTGAAATGTTTGGAGACGCCCCGCCGCCTCAAAATGAAGACACCCTTTTCAGACCCCGAAGCCCGTATGCGGCCGCCAAGGTCTATGCCTACTGGATGGCAAGGAACTATAGAGAAGGCTATAACATGTTTGTCTGCAATGGTATCTTATTCAACCACGAATCTCCACGACGCGGAGAAACCTTTGTCACCAGAAAAATAACCCGGGCGGTCGCCCGGATAAAATACGGGCTGCAGGACAGATTGTTTCTTGGAAATCTGGATGCCAAAAGGGATTGGGGGTATGCTCCGGATTATATAAAAGCGATGTGGTTGATGCTGCAACAGGATAAGCCCCAAGACTTTGTGATTGCCACGGGTGAAAGCCATTCTGTCAGGGAATTTTTGGATGAAGCCTTCTCATATGCCGATTTGGACTGGAAAGCATATGTGGAAATTGATTCAAGATATTTCAGACCTACAGAGGTTGAATTCCTTCAAGGCGATGCCGGGCGCGCCAAAAAAATTCTGGGATGGGAACCAACGATCGGCTTTAAAGAGCTGGTACGGCTAATGGTTGATGCAGATATAACCGCTTTGGAGGAAATGAAACAATGCCGGGATGTCATTCAAAAAATAGCGGGCAATCACCAAAAATAG
- a CDS encoding cobalamin biosynthesis protein CbiA, translating to MKVDKLEGIVIVIGNYGSGKTEVSINLAVNRKRSGFDVRIADLDLVSPYFRTRQARGPLSDLGIEVVLPPEKFLQADLPVLSPVIAGVIRRPGQLTVLDVGGEDVGARVLATLADSLRAKHVHMLQVVNPFRPFADTVAGCLNIRDKIEKASKMTITGIVGNANLLDETTAADIYKGYDFVKIVSKESGLPLTFITVAIELLPRIDSWRFSCPVLTIERQLVPPWKKPVTLMRKV from the coding sequence ATTAAGGTGGATAAACTTGAGGGGATTGTTATAGTTATAGGAAATTACGGTAGCGGAAAAACCGAAGTCTCCATAAACCTTGCTGTGAACCGCAAGCGTTCAGGCTTTGATGTTCGTATCGCCGATCTTGATCTCGTTAGTCCCTATTTCAGAACACGTCAAGCCCGGGGGCCGCTTTCTGACCTGGGGATCGAAGTGGTTTTACCTCCTGAAAAATTCCTGCAAGCCGATCTGCCCGTATTGAGCCCTGTTATTGCCGGTGTGATCCGTCGTCCGGGTCAACTGACAGTATTGGATGTCGGTGGCGAAGACGTCGGGGCCAGAGTGCTGGCAACACTTGCCGATTCGCTGCGGGCAAAGCATGTCCACATGCTGCAGGTTGTGAATCCATTCCGGCCGTTTGCGGACACGGTGGCAGGATGTCTGAACATACGTGATAAGATCGAAAAAGCGTCGAAGATGACCATCACCGGTATCGTCGGCAACGCCAATCTCCTTGATGAAACTACGGCGGCAGACATATACAAAGGATACGATTTCGTTAAAATTGTATCCAAAGAGAGCGGGCTGCCGCTTACGTTTATTACCGTTGCGATAGAGTTGTTGCCCCGGATAGACAGCTGGCGTTTTTCCTGTCCGGTTCTGACCATCGAAAGACAACTGGTTCCGCCATGGAAAAAACCGGTGACACTGATGCGGAAAGTTTAA
- a CDS encoding 4Fe-4S binding protein, whose translation MGYEHVIDKDRCKGCGLCVAVCPKKVLEMSEDVNAMGYFPAYQARPEDCIFCTTCCIMCPDVAIAINKTVEAAAEPE comes from the coding sequence ATGGGATATGAACATGTTATCGACAAAGATAGGTGCAAGGGCTGCGGATTATGTGTCGCCGTATGCCCAAAAAAAGTTCTGGAAATGTCTGAAGACGTCAATGCGATGGGTTATTTCCCTGCATATCAGGCACGTCCTGAAGACTGTATCTTCTGTACGACCTGCTGTATTATGTGTCCTGATGTGGCGATTGCCATTAACAAAACCGTTGAAGCTGCTGCAGAGCCGGAATAA
- the vorB gene encoding 3-methyl-2-oxobutanoate dehydrogenase subunit VorB → MGRILMKGNEAIGEAAIRAGCLNYFAYPITPQSEVAEYLSRRMPEVGGVFLQGESEVAVGYMIFGAAACGARVFTTSSSPGISLMSEALSYISAAQCPAVFVNIMRGGPGLGGILPSQADYFQATKGGGHGDYRLLVMAPAGVQEAVEMVMMAFPLAEKYRNPVMLLGDGLIGQMMEPVEFPDELKSEPSNKDDWATNGMDTRKSSRRNLVKSLFLNSEELEAHNRVLKAKYDRMKREEVRYEPYNLDADYKVLIVSYGTMSRVCRTAIDILKSEGFEVGMVRPQTLFPFPEKAIEDAARRDSCMVVVSIELSMGQMVEDVERSVHGSRPVEWFGKAGGDVPTPEEIMDVVRSFVKA, encoded by the coding sequence ATGGGCCGAATATTAATGAAAGGAAATGAAGCAATCGGCGAGGCGGCCATAAGGGCTGGATGCCTGAATTATTTTGCCTATCCGATTACCCCCCAATCTGAAGTTGCGGAATATCTTTCCCGCCGAATGCCGGAAGTCGGCGGCGTATTTTTACAGGGCGAAAGTGAAGTCGCCGTAGGATACATGATTTTTGGCGCGGCCGCGTGCGGGGCCAGGGTTTTCACCACTTCGTCAAGCCCCGGTATCAGCCTGATGAGCGAAGCTTTAAGTTATATTTCCGCGGCTCAATGCCCGGCTGTTTTCGTAAACATTATGCGAGGCGGTCCCGGATTGGGAGGCATCCTTCCATCCCAGGCGGATTACTTCCAGGCGACGAAAGGGGGCGGGCATGGTGACTACAGACTGCTTGTAATGGCGCCGGCAGGTGTTCAGGAAGCCGTTGAAATGGTCATGATGGCCTTTCCTTTGGCCGAGAAATATCGTAACCCGGTGATGCTTCTGGGTGACGGCTTGATCGGTCAAATGATGGAGCCCGTAGAGTTTCCGGATGAACTCAAATCCGAACCGAGCAACAAGGATGACTGGGCCACAAATGGTATGGACACCCGCAAAAGCAGCCGGCGCAATCTGGTCAAATCACTCTTTCTGAATTCAGAGGAGTTGGAAGCCCACAATCGCGTCTTAAAGGCCAAGTATGATCGGATGAAGCGTGAAGAGGTCCGCTATGAGCCATATAACTTGGATGCCGATTACAAAGTACTGATCGTCAGCTATGGAACCATGAGCAGAGTATGCCGCACGGCCATTGACATCTTGAAGTCCGAGGGATTCGAAGTTGGTATGGTTAGACCGCAAACCCTCTTTCCGTTCCCTGAAAAAGCGATTGAAGACGCTGCCCGGCGCGACAGCTGTATGGTGGTGGTGAGTATCGAGCTGAGCATGGGACAGATGGTTGAAGACGTAGAGCGAAGTGTTCACGGCAGCCGCCCGGTTGAATGGTTTGGAAAAGCAGGGGGGGATGTGCCGACACCGGAGGAGATCATGGATGTGGTCAGATCTTTTGTTAAAGCTTGA
- a CDS encoding 2-oxoglutarate oxidoreductase: MAKTFKKPEALSDQPTHYCPGCTHGVIHRLVAEVIDELGVRGRTVGIAPVGCAVLAYNYFTFDFQEAAHGRAPAMATGIKRVRPDLVVFTYQGDGDLASIGMGEIIHAANRGEKFTTIFVNNTVYGMTGGQMAPTTLPGQRTTTSPAGRNVEEVGMPIKIAELISALETPAFVARHTVIKPKYIVKAKKAIKRAFQYQLDRRCFSLVEIVSTCPTNWGLTPLEAITWTEETMLPYFQLGEYKTPE, encoded by the coding sequence ATGGCAAAGACATTCAAAAAACCCGAAGCCCTTTCCGACCAGCCCACCCACTACTGCCCGGGCTGTACTCACGGAGTCATTCACCGGTTGGTGGCTGAAGTCATCGACGAGTTGGGCGTCCGGGGGCGCACGGTCGGTATTGCACCTGTCGGATGTGCGGTGTTGGCCTATAATTATTTTACATTTGACTTTCAGGAGGCTGCCCACGGGCGTGCGCCGGCAATGGCCACCGGCATAAAAAGGGTACGGCCCGACCTGGTTGTGTTTACCTATCAGGGTGACGGCGATCTGGCAAGCATCGGCATGGGAGAGATTATCCATGCCGCCAACCGCGGTGAAAAGTTTACTACCATTTTTGTCAACAACACGGTCTATGGCATGACCGGCGGTCAAATGGCACCGACAACGCTGCCGGGCCAGCGTACCACGACGTCTCCTGCGGGGCGCAACGTGGAAGAGGTCGGTATGCCCATCAAGATTGCCGAGTTGATTTCCGCCCTTGAAACACCGGCCTTTGTGGCCAGGCATACCGTGATAAAGCCAAAGTACATCGTTAAGGCCAAAAAAGCCATTAAAAGGGCTTTTCAGTATCAGCTCGACAGGCGATGCTTTAGCCTGGTGGAAATCGTCAGTACCTGTCCGACCAACTGGGGGCTTACGCCATTGGAGGCGATTACGTGGACCGAAGAGACCATGCTGCCCTATTTTCAGCTGGGGGAATACAAAACACCCGAGTAG
- a CDS encoding 2-oxoacid:acceptor oxidoreductase family protein — protein sequence MQKEVMFAGFGGQGILLIGNILAHAAMEAGFEVAWIPSYGPEMRGGTAYCLVVLSDRVIGSPIIRNPMHLVAMNRPSLEKFAPLVKPNGVVVINSSLIPVASGRDDVDELLIPANDIAKDIGSVKVANIVALAAFVARTKIVDFDLLRECVKEEFAGREKLIPINLQALEEGRKAALPA from the coding sequence ATGCAGAAAGAAGTCATGTTTGCCGGTTTCGGCGGCCAGGGAATTTTGTTGATCGGGAATATCCTGGCACACGCAGCGATGGAAGCAGGTTTTGAAGTGGCATGGATTCCTTCTTATGGTCCGGAGATGCGGGGCGGGACCGCCTATTGCCTGGTGGTTCTGAGCGACCGGGTGATCGGTTCCCCGATTATCAGAAACCCTATGCATCTGGTTGCCATGAACCGTCCCTCCCTGGAAAAGTTTGCTCCGCTGGTGAAGCCAAACGGCGTGGTAGTGATCAACAGTTCATTAATTCCCGTCGCTTCAGGTCGCGACGATGTTGACGAGCTGTTAATCCCGGCCAATGATATTGCCAAAGACATCGGAAGCGTTAAGGTGGCAAATATTGTGGCGCTGGCCGCATTTGTCGCCCGCACCAAAATCGTTGATTTTGACTTACTGCGCGAGTGTGTCAAAGAGGAGTTTGCCGGACGCGAAAAGTTGATCCCGATCAATCTGCAAGCTCTGGAAGAAGGCCGCAAGGCGGCGCTGCCGGCCTGA